GTCGTGCCATAGCCAGCCAGCATTTCAGGCATGGGTTCATAGGTGATGACTGCGTCAGCGCCCGTGACCAGCATCAAGTCTTCAATTCCGCCAGGCCGGGATGGATCTGGCTGCGGTGGACTGGTGTAGTGAGCGATCTTGGTGAGTGGATCGGGTGCAGCACCTACACCTGTGAGGTCATCAACAGCACCAGGCATCGATGGATCTGGATTCGGTGGACTGGTGTAGTGACGGATCTTGGTGAGTGGATCGGGTGCAGCACCTACACCTGTGATGTCATCAACAGCACCAGGCAGCGATGGATCTGGATTTGGTGGACTGCTGTAGTTACGGATCTTGGTGAGTGGATCGGGTGCCAGTGGATTGACTACTTTTGCAATGGCCATGACTTCACTAGCGGCGGACAGAACTGGCAGCACCAGGACGAGGGGCTGTATCCCTCTATACCCACAACTGATGAGGGGGTTGTGAGAGGTGGCTGAGAAATTGTGAGAGGTTGCTGAGAAATCAGCACTTCTCTGTTCCTGGTTCCATCAGCTTCTCTGGATTCAACAAATCACTCGATGCCCTGGCTCAACAGTGGCTGTGATTTTGCTCACAAGGTTGCAGAAAGCCAGCTGCAGTGATCAGACGAGGGCATGGCGGTCCACCCTCGAATACTGCTGAGCGAAGTCAAATTCTCAATAAGCGGGCATCTGGATACAGCCATTGAGGAGATAAGAGCAAGACGCTCGTTTGTCGCGAAAAGGAAGGGGAAATCCCTGTTGTCACGAATTTGTCACGCGGGCCCTAAGAAATAAAAAAGCGGACCCTTGAGATCCGCTGTCCTGGAATGGTTTAAGGGGGCATTCCACCCCCACGAGTCACTTGGGTGATAAGGCTGACTTCACCCCATCTCCCTTAAAAGGGTCAGGCAGCAACAGGGGCTGCTTGACGGGAGAAACGTACGATGTTGTTCGCAGTTACGGGATTTGCTCTGACCGAGCAGGCTTCAGTCACCCTCCTTATGCCCCGTCGAAACCATTGCAGCCCCGAAGGGAGAATGGAGCTGAGCGGAATCGAACCGCTGTCCGAAACACCGGTGTGGACCACCTAGTCCGTTCAAGAACGGACTTTTTCATTCTGGCATCAAGAGCGCAGCAATGCTCGACCAAGCGATCCTCAGATGCAACAAGTTATTGCACAAAACCTTGAGAGGACTATCAAAAAGGCACTGAAACCACTTCATAGATCCCTGCTGAATCGGCACGAACGCCTGCTTCCCTCTTAAGGAATAAGGAACGTTTAACTGATTACCACCAACCACCAACGAAGAAGCTTTGGACATGGAAACTTGCCAGCGACTAGAACCAATAGTGACCTCCCCTCGAATCACCTTGGCCACCTTCACGGAATCACCATAAAAAACAAACAAAAAGCCAATAATGAACTTTATCGAGCCCGGCAACGCAGCAACAAACAACGATAGTGGCTCAGCATTTGCATGAAAGAATATGAGGCCAGCAAGAAAACATCAAAACCAAACCATATCAATAAAATCAAACCAAGAGTGTCGCCGAAAAGCAGCAAAACACCTGGGCAACACACAAACTAGAAAATCCAAAGAAAATCCCAAAAGGAGCTCACTACTAAAAGCAAGTGACTACTCTAAAACCACTGATTGACAACGGATTTGGCCAAATTCAACCAAGTCTCTCTAAGAATCGTGATTTGGCTGATGGGGGCTGGTTACCTCTTCATTGAAGCCCGCGAATTCGTAGCCACTAAGCAACTCTCAAACATAGCAATATTTGCCATTTTGTTCATCCTAGCAAGCTACCAATCAAGCGTTTCGCGACTTTATATCTCTCTCAAGAAATTCGCGCCAGCATGTCGCTGTTACCGGGCATCAAGCCTGATGTTTACAGCTTCATTAATGGCAGTATTCGATGCTTCTCTTGACTTTTTAAAAAGCTCCATCTCACCCGAATCCCTCGCACCGATCGCCCTTACCTTGCTCTTCATCCTGGGGTGGAGTGTGAATTTAACGGCAGTTATCTTCACCCTGATCTCAATGGAATTGTTTCTCCCGATCATCATCTCTGGACCAAGCACGCAACCTGCCGATTGGGATTCGAATACCGTTTCAAACAGTGGTGATTAAGCAAAAAACAGAGTGAAGAAGCAAGCAAGATCTGAGCGCATCAAAGGCGTTTCCGTACTCCCTCAAGGATTAGAGGAAGCTGGAGTGGCTGAGCTCGTGGCTCTCGGAGCCAAAGCGGTCAAACCACTACGGAGAGCGGCCACGTTTGAGGCCGACATGGCTTGCTTCTATCGGCTTCATTTGCAATGCCGACTTCCTTTTCGATTGCTTCGAGAAATGGCTCGTTTCCGATGCGATGGCCGCGAGACGCTGTATTCAGGGATTCAGGAAGGACTGAACTGGGAACGTTGGCTGCATCCTTCGATGAGTTTCCGGGTGGATGTCACCGGCACGGCTCCCGGCCTCAATCACAGCCACTACACCGCACTACAAATTAAGAACGCGATCGTCGATCGACAGCGCGACATCTGGGGGCAACGGTCCTCAATCGATCTCGAAGAACCCGATGTTTCCCTGCATGTGCATCTCGATCGAGAGGGTGGGGTCCTGAGTCTCGATGGATCAGGCGGCAGTCTCCACCGCCGCGGCTACCGCGCAGAAATGGGGGAGGCTCCGCTCAAAGAAAATCTTGCTGCTGGTTTGATCCGCCTGAGCGGATGGACAGGAACAACGCCTCTGGTCGATCCGCTCTGTGGCTCAGGGACGCTCCTGATCGAAGCGGCCTCCTTGGCTGCAGGCCATGCCCCGGGACTGAACCGCAGCTTTGCCCTTGAAGGCTGGGCTGATTTTGATGACGACCTTTGGAGAGAAGAAAAAGAGCGCGCGCTCAACCGCCAAGAGCAGGGCCAATTCCAGCCGATCATCATTGGCTGCGAACAGGATCCATCGATTGCCAAACAGGCTCGCAACAACGTCGAGGCCGCTGGTCTCTCCCACTTGATCTCCATCCAAACGGGAGATTTCAGAGATCTCAAACTTCCAGAAGGACCAGGAACGATCGTTTGCAATCCTCCTTATGGATTACGTGTCGGAGCCGATCAGGATCTTGAGGCGCTGTATGGCGATCTCGGTGGCATGGTGAAAACCCAGGCCTCAGGATGGGACTTCTGGTTGCTCAGCGGCAATGCTGGTGTCACGGGAGCCCTCCGGATGAGAGCGTCCCGACGTATCCCGATCAACAATGGTGGGATCGACTGCCGCTGGTTGCACTACCAGGTGCGTTAGCCGCAATCGATCAACGCCCCATCACAGCACGGGTGGTTTTGGACAAGCCTTCAAGGGTCTGCGGCAAATAAGGACCCTTCGCCAGCTGTCCTCCAATCCGCAAGCTCGCACCAGCAAGCACCACATTCAACACAGCAAGGGTGAGCAACGACTGCATCAAGGTCCAGTTGAAAGCGGTTTGCGACCAAACAACAAAAGCAGTTTCAACAGCCACAAGAGCCAGGAGCATCAAGGTTCCGCCCATGGCCAAAAACACTCCCCCGCTGATCAGGCGACGCTTCTCGCGACCGACCTCCTGCAACGCAATTCGCACATGCAGGTCCATCACCGAACCAGCTAAAGCTGTCACTCGAGCCGCAGCGCCGAATCCCCTTGGGCGGCTCTCTTGAGATCCTGGAAGTTCACTCATCAGGAACGACGACCTCCAGTTAGCAGGGCACCCACCAGGACGCCAACGCCAGCAGCGATGGCCAACGCCATCAGCGGCCGCTCCCGCACGGGACGTTCAATCTTGGGTCGCAAGGTGGCATTGAGATCATCAAGCAGCTGCTCGAGTTGCTCCTCGAGGGGCTCAAGCGTGTCCGCAAAACGACGCACACCATCACCGGGCTGATGCATCAGATCTTCCAGCTGTTGCTGCACGGTTTGCACCGCTCGATCGCCTTGGGAGGCAATCAATTGCACAACCTCATCAAAACTGCCCCGGGTGGCCTCTAAGGCTTGATGCGTCACCTCGGGCCACCGACGCTGGATCTCAGGGACGAGAGACTCAAAATGATCCCGAAACCGTTGCGCAAAATCCTTGTCTTCCTCTTGGGATGGAGCTGAGTCCATGGATAGGGGTAACGCCTTTCTCAGCCTAGAGATGGTGTCCAGGAGATGACACCCATCACCGTGCAACTGTCTCGATACCTATTCCTGGAACACACGAATGCTCCAGATGATCCGACCTGCCGACATGTGGATTTACTCCTGGAAGATGGCGCAAGCTGCCGCACCTGGCGTCTGAGCAGTGTGCCCCTTCCCAACGGCCCCAGCCTCCAAGCAATCCCCTTGCCAAGGCATCGCCTGATCTGGCTTGAGCGAACGTCAGCGGCAGTGTCTGGAGGACGCGGCTGGGGACGCCGCATTGTGGGAGGTGCTTTTCAAGGGGGCTTGCCCGACAACCCAAAGGAGCCGATCAAGGTTGAACTACTTGGCACTGCCGCTCTCCACTTACCAGACCCCTTAACCCTTGAACTGGCCAATGGCGAATGCCGGCTGCACACATCGGCTCATAACGGTCCAGCACAAAGCCCTTGAGCTTTTCAGAAGCTTCGCTAGTTTTGATTTGCTGACAGCTGTGTCACCTGTTGGTCCATATCAATCAGGTCGGACTGACCCATTTCAAGTCCTTCGGTGGGGCGATGACCATCCCCCTCGAGACCGGGTTCACTGTGGTGACCGGTCCAAATGGGTCTGGAAAGAGCAATATTCTTGATGGAGTCCTTTTTTGTCTCGGCCTAGCCAATAGCCGAGGGATGCGTGCCGATCGCTTACCCGATCTGGTCAACAGCGGCATGCTCAAAGCTGGCAAGTCGGCTGAGACCACTGTCAGCGTGCGTTTTGACCTGAGCGACTGGCAACCAGATGCAGCAGAAGAGGGGATTGAGCCCCCTGAAGAGGGTCCCTGGATTCAAGCTGATGCCAATGAGTGGACGGTGACGCGCAAGCTGCGCGTGATGCCTGGAGGCTCGTACAGCAGCACCTACAGCTCAGACGGTGAGCCATGCAATCTGCAGCAGTTACAAACCCAGCTGCGCCGATTACGCATCGATCCTGAAGGCAGCAATGTCGTGATGCAGGGCGACGTGACTCGGATTGTCTCGATGAGCAATCGGGACCGCCGCGGCCTCATTGACGAGCTGGCGGGTGTGGCACTCTTCGACACTCGAATCGAACAAAGCCGCCGCAAGCTCGACGATGTGCAAGAGCGGCAAGATCGCTGCCGCATCGTTGAACAAGAACTGCTCACAGCGCGACAACGTCTTGAAAAGGACTGCGCGAAAGCACGGGCCTATCAAGATTTACGCGATCAGGTTCAGCGTGGCCGACAGCAAGAGCTGGTGCTGGCCTTTGAAGCAGCTGAAGCGCAGCTGAAGCAGCTCAAAACCCGCCAACAACACCTCAGCGAACAGGAGGTCCGCGACAGCGCAGCAATCAAGGAGAAAGAGAGCAGCCTGTCGGAGCAGGCCACACGCCTCCAAACCCTTCAAGACAGCGTGAAAGCTCTAGGCGAAGACCAACTACTCAGCGTGCAGGGTGAATTGGCCGGTCTCGACCCCCAGAACCGCGAACTCGAACGTCAAGCCACGCAACATCAGCAGGAGGGCGAACGCTTACAAGGACTGCGACACAACCTCACCAGCCGCCGTCACCAACTTCAAGCAGACAGCGAAGGACTCAAACAAGCCAACAACCCAGAGGTCCTCCAGGCAGCAGAGCAAGCCTGCCGCGATGCCGAAGCTGCGGTTGAAATCTCGCGCAGACGCCTCGGCGACGTGGCCGGGCGATCTGGAGCCTGGCTGGATGAGCAACGTCAAAGAGCAGCACGCCGCTCAGACCTGCAGACCACGCTCACTCCTCTTCAAGAGGAGCAACAGCAATTACAAGAGCGTTTGCGTCAGGACGAAGCCCGTCAATCCGAGCTGCAGCTGGAACGAGACGAAGCCGGCGCAGAAGACCGCGAAGTCCAAGACCAGCTGGAACAACTGGAACAGGAGTGGCAATCGCTTCTGGAAAGCCTGCGAAGCGGCAAAGAACAGCTTCAAGAACGCGCTGAAGCCGTTGCGATCCAACAACGCACCCGCACCAGGCTTGAAGAGGAGCAAACCCGTCTGGAGCGGGAAATTGCCCGTTTGGAGAGTCGACGAGAGGCCTTACAGGAAACACGAGGGACGGGAGCCTTGCGCCTCTTGCTGGAGGCGGGGCTGGATGGAATCCATGGAGCGGTGGCCCAACTTGGCGAAGTGGAAGATCGTCATCGCCTGGCCCTAGAGGTGGCAGCAGGAGCACGCATGGCCCAGGTGGTCGTTGACGACGACCGGATCGCAGCCCGTGCCATCGACTTGCTGAAAAGCCGGCGTGCAGGCCGTTTAACGTTTTTACCTCTCAACAAGATTCGATCCCAAGCCGCCGGTGGTGGCGCGGCGATGGCCCGTGGCCGCCGACCGGAGGGTGGCAATGGCGACGGCCTCATCGGTCGAGCGGTGGAGCTGATCCGCTACGAACCGATCTACAGCGACGTATTCGGGTATGTCTTTGGCGACACTCAGGTGTTCAGCGACTTGGGCAGTGCTCGGCAACAACTCGGGCGTTTCCGAGCTGTGACCCTCGAAGGCGAACTGCTCGAGAAAAGTGGCGCGATGACGGGGGGAAGCTTCAGCCAACGCAGTGGTGGACTGAGTTTTGGTGTCAGCAGTGACAGCGATGAGGCCGAGCCCCTGCGGCAACGGTTGCTCGAGCTCGGCGAGACCCTGGCGGCTTGTCGACGTGAAGAAAACCGGCTGCTTCAATCTCTCGAGCAAGAACGACCACTCCTGCGTCAGCTGGAGCAGAGGCAAGCGGCTCTCGATGCGGAGAGAACGGCAGCCAAGCGAGCCCATGGACCATTGCTGGAGCGTTGCCGCCAACGCAGCGAACGTCTCCACAGCCTTCAAGTCAACCGCACGGAACAGGAACAGCGGCTCCAAGTTCTCAAAACCACCATCAACCCTCTGCTGGAAGAACTCGAGAGAATCTCCACCGAGGAACAAAAAGTGCAAGCCGAGGCCGATGCCGGGAATTGGCAACAACTCCAGGCCGAACTCGAACAGTCGGACAACGCCCTCGAACAGGCCCGCCGCCATCGTGATGAGCGTCTTCAACATCAGCGTGAACGCGAGCTCGCACAAACCCGCATCGGTGACCAGCAACAGGCCATTGAAGAAGAGGAAAACAGTCTTCAACTAGCGGTCACAGCACTCGCTGCGGCACATCAACGCTGGCGGGAGGAACAAAAGGAGTTGGAGGAACGCCGTCAAACTCTGGAAAACCAGCAACAAATCCTCCAAACCAAGTTTGGAGAGGAGCGTCGCGCTCGGGATGCAGCGGAAGCTGCCGTGGCCGAATTGCGTCAGAACCTCCAGCAAGCCCGCTGGGAACTTGAACGGTTACAGGAGGAGCGCCAAGCGATTCAAGAGCAACTGCGCAGCGGTGGAATCCGACTCGAAGAGCTCAAGCCAACACTGCCCAACCCCCTTCCCGAGATCCCAGAAGAGATTCGCCATGCCGGGCTTGAGGCACTGCAAGACCAGCTGCAGCAACTTCTAAAACGGATGGAAGCCCTCGAACCGGTCAACATGTTGGCCCTCGAGGAACTAACGGCCCTGGAAGAAAGGTTGGGAGACCTGGGCGAACGCCTGGATGTGCTCAGCCAGGAGCGCGAAGAACTGCTCCTGAGGATTGAAACCGTGGCCACACTCAGGCAAGAGGCGTTTATGGAGGCCTTTCAAGCCGTCGATGGACATTTCTCAGAGATTTTTGCAAGCCTCTCCGAAGGCGATGGCAAGCTGCAACTGGACAATCCGGATGACCCCCTCGAGGGAGGGCTCACCCTGGTTGCTCACCCAAAAGGCAAGGCCGTGCGCCGCCTAGCGGCCATGTCTGGTGGTGAGAAGTCCCTGACAGCACTGAGTTTTCTGTTTGCACTGCAACGCTTCCGCCCCTCACCCTTTTACGCCCTTGATGAGGTCGACAGCTTCCTCGATGGCGTGAATGTGGAGCGGCTGGCCGCGTTGATCGCCCGTCAAGCCGAACAAGCCCAATTCCTTGTCGTGAGCCACAGGCGACCGATGATTGGCGCCTCTCAGCGCACCATTGGTGTCACCCAGGCTCGTGGCGCTCACACCCAGGTTGTGGGATTACCCGATGCAGCTTGAACAGCGAGCTCCCGGGTCTTGCGTCAAAATGAGTCGAATTGCTCCGGCAGAGGCCTGCGTTTGAGCTCGTCCCCGTCCCCCAACGACCCACTGGCAACCGTCCCCAGCGACAGGCTGTGGCTTCGGTCGGAATTAATGGGGACCCAAGTCATCACCCGCGACTCAGGCAGACGCTTGGGTGTGGTCGGCGAAGTGGTGGTCGATATCGACCACCGCGAAGTGGTTGCCCTCGGATTGAGAGACAACCCGCTCACCCGTTTCTTACCGGGACTTCCCCGTTGGATGCCCCTGGATCGCATTCGCCAAGTGGGGGACGTGATTCTTGTTGATTCCGCAGACTCCCTAAGCGAGGCCTTCTCTCCAGACCGCTACAGCCGAGTGATCAACTGCCAGGTGATCACAGAATCGGGGCAAACCCTCGGCCGCGTGTTGGGCTTCTCCTTCGACATTGAGACAGGCGAACTCAGCTCGCTTGTGATGGGAGCCGTTGGTGTTCCCCTTCTTGGAGAGGGCGTGCTCAGCACCTGGGAAATTCCTGTCGATGAAATCGTTAGCAGTGGCGCCGACCGAATCATTGTTTATGAGGGTGCCGAAGACAAACTCAAACAACTGAGCAGTGGGGTGCTGGAAAAACTAGGAGTCGGCGGACCGAGCTGGGAAGAGCAAGAGCGGGAGCGATACAGGGTGAACATCGTCCCTGTCGAAAACCAGCTCAGTTCAGGGCAAGCGGTGGAAGAGGCACCACGAATGCTGGAAGCCTCAGAATCACAACGCTTCGAAACGGAACGGGAACTCGAGTACGTCGAACTGGAAGATCGCCGCAGTGACAACACGCGTGAGCGTCGCTACCTCGATGAAGCACCGATGCAGGAGCGAGAGAACTCCTATCGAGAGCCCTATCGCGAACCCGAGAGATACAACGAGCCCCCGTTGTATCGAGAGCCCCAACCGTTCAATGGACGACGGTCGGTCGATGAGAGACAGCCGCTGGATGAGCCACAACGATTCAATGAGCAACAGCGCTACAACGAATCTGACCGGTTTCGCGAACCCCAGTCTTTCCAGGACGAAGACCGCTATCAAGCCCCTCAGCGCCCATCACAGCCACCTCAGGAACTCGATGCAGCTCCACGCTTCGAGCAACGTCCAAGACCGGCGTCTCGTCGTCCGATCGAACGGCCAGGCGAACCCCTTGATGTTGAACCCATCGAGCTTCGCTCTCCTCAAGACCAGGAGAGCCAGCCCCTCGATGATCCCTGGTAACTCCAGGGATCAATCCACACCTCAACTCAAGCGGTGGCTTTCTTTTTGAAGTCGAGGGAAGCACTGTTCGTGCAGTAGCGCTGACCTGTAGGTGCCGGTCCATCGTTGAACACATGTCCTAGATGGGCATCACAACGTGCGCAAAGGATCTCTGTTCGCACCATCCCATGGCTTCGATCCTCATGGGTGCGAATGGCACCCTCGGTCACACCATTCCAGAAGCTTGGCCAGCCGGTGCCCGACTCATATTTTGTGCTGGAGCTAAAGAGGGGTGCATCACAACAGACGCAGTGATACATGCCGTCTTCCTTGTGATTCCAGTAGGCACCGGTAAAAGCAGCTTCAGTACCGCCCTGACGCGCCACTTGAAACTGGGTGGGGCTGAGTTTCGCCTTCCATTCCTCAGGAGTGCGTTCCACCCGATCACCACCTGCTATTGGCGCACTCGTCATGACTCAAATTTGAACTGGCAGGGACGCTAGTCGGAAAGAGCTAAGGGCAAGAGTCCCTGAACTTCCTCAGCAAGTGCTCTAACAGCACCAGGTTCACCGCGAAGGCCGCGCAAATCATCGCGTTGCCCCTGCAACCTCTCGGGTGTCGCGAGCCAGGACTCAGCCTCAAGGGCAATTTGCTCAGGCGTGATCGGACCCACGCGTTCAGGAACCACCATGCGACCAGCGCTGATGTTTGGCCAAGCCATGAATCCATGGTTTCGGAGACGCCAAGCGCTCAGCAACAAGCCGATCAGACGCCGCAGACCAGGCAGACGGGCCAAGAGCCCGAGCCAACCATCCCAAGCCTGCATCACACCCAGATGCTGGGTGGGAACCAACACGATCATGGGCACACCCAGAGCGCCAAGTTCAGCCGTGTTGGCTCCCACGGTGGTGAGCGCAAGCTTGCACTGGCTAAGGGCGCCGTGGGCTGGAGGATTTTCCTGCAAGTGAATCTCCGTGCCATTGCGCGTCATCAAGCGCCTCAATCCCTCGCCGGCACGAGCCGGTTCAATCGAGGCGACATCGGTGTCGTAGGAGGCAGCGATGGGATTCGAGCAACTTGCATAACGTTCCAAGTCTTCGACGGAGGTGGTAGGTGCCACCGGCAACAAAAATCGGCAGCCAGGGCGTTGAGCCGCCAAACGGTCTGCAGTTTCCAGCAGAAAAGGAACACCCACGCTGAGTTTGGCCGGTTTCGATCCCGGTAACAAAGCCACCCACTCCCCCGATGGCAGCGGGGCCTCTTCTTTGGCATGGCTGGACAGATCCGCCATCAAGTCACCCACCACGCGGCAGCGAGAGCGAAAGCGTCTGGGCAGCTGGTCTCGCACCGTTGGGGCCATAGCGGCGATCCGATCGTTCCAGCGCGGCCAACGCGCCACCCACTCGGCGTAGGTGATGTGGCGATAGCCCAGCCGAGCTGATAACAACACACTCCAAAATTGATCCCCACCCAAAAAGACCACCACACCTCGGTCTGGCCAGCTCCCAAACCGAGAAGGCTTCAACAGCAGCAACCAAAACTGCCGGGCCAGAGTGATGCGATCAAACAATCCCCAACGGGAAGCTGCGGCGGCTTCCGTGCCAGTGGCATTGGGACAAGGGACCAAAACAAGCCGCAGGCTCAACAACGAGCCAGGGGCTCGAGGCCGCATCAGCAGGCGTCGATGCAGACGCTCAGCAAGGGGACGAACCCAGGTCGTGAGTTCACCAGGGCCGTTGGAAACGAAGACCACAGCCAGGGTTTGGTCCTTGGTGGGTGACGTCACTCAGTGCCGGTGGGGCTGGAAAAGAATGATGCGGATGGCGAGACTTGAACTCGCAAGGCCGAAGCCACACGCTCCTTAGACGTGCGTGTCTACCAATTCCACCACATCCGCGTGGCGACGTTGCCGATAGGGCTCGTCGATGGATGAGTATACCGACAGGCAGAAAAGTCCTAACCGCTGATACGATCCGCCCTGGCTCTGATGCTGCGGAATGCCCATCGGCAAGGTGCTGATCGCCAACCGCGGCGAGATTGCCCTAAGAATCCTGAGAAGTTGCCGTGAACTCGGCATCAGCACAGTTGCGGTGTACAGCACCGTGGATCGCAATGCACTGCACGTGCAACTCGCTGACGAGGCGGTCTGCGTCGGCGAAGGCCCCAGCAACAAGAGCTACCTCAACATCCCCAACATCCTGGCCGCAGCGACCTCCCGCGGTGTGGATGCCATTCACCCCGGCTATGGGTTTCTGGCAGAAAACGACCGCTTCGCCGAGATGTGCCGTGACCACGGCATCACGTTTGTCGGTCCGTCTCCCCATGCCATCCGCTCGATGGGAGACAAGTCAACGGCGAAAGCCACCATGCAGGCTGTTGGCGTGCCAACGGTGCCTGGGAGCGAAGGCCTCCTACCCAACCCGGAGGCAGCCGCTGAGCTCGCTGCTGCCATGGGTTATCCCGTCATGATCAAGGCCACCGCTGGAGGCGGCGGCCGTGGGATGCGGCTGGTCCCCAGTTCTGATCAATTGGTAAAGCTATACAAAGCGGCTCAAGGGGAAGCCGATGCAGCGTTTGGGAATCCAGGGCTGTACATGGAAAAATTCATCGACCGCCCCCGGCACGTCGAAGTACAGATCCTGGCGGACCGTCACGGCAACGTGGTCCATCTGGGAGAAAGAG
The window above is part of the Synechococcus sp. WH 8020 genome. Proteins encoded here:
- the msrB gene encoding peptide-methionine (R)-S-oxide reductase MsrB, whose amino-acid sequence is MTSAPIAGGDRVERTPEEWKAKLSPTQFQVARQGGTEAAFTGAYWNHKEDGMYHCVCCDAPLFSSSTKYESGTGWPSFWNGVTEGAIRTHEDRSHGMVRTEILCARCDAHLGHVFNDGPAPTGQRYCTNSASLDFKKKATA
- a CDS encoding THUMP domain-containing class I SAM-dependent RNA methyltransferase, whose amino-acid sequence is MKKQARSERIKGVSVLPQGLEEAGVAELVALGAKAVKPLRRAATFEADMACFYRLHLQCRLPFRLLREMARFRCDGRETLYSGIQEGLNWERWLHPSMSFRVDVTGTAPGLNHSHYTALQIKNAIVDRQRDIWGQRSSIDLEEPDVSLHVHLDREGGVLSLDGSGGSLHRRGYRAEMGEAPLKENLAAGLIRLSGWTGTTPLVDPLCGSGTLLIEAASLAAGHAPGLNRSFALEGWADFDDDLWREEKERALNRQEQGQFQPIIIGCEQDPSIAKQARNNVEAAGLSHLISIQTGDFRDLKLPEGPGTIVCNPPYGLRVGADQDLEALYGDLGGMVKTQASGWDFWLLSGNAGVTGALRMRASRRIPINNGGIDCRWLHYQVR
- the accC gene encoding acetyl-CoA carboxylase biotin carboxylase subunit, which encodes MPIGKVLIANRGEIALRILRSCRELGISTVAVYSTVDRNALHVQLADEAVCVGEGPSNKSYLNIPNILAAATSRGVDAIHPGYGFLAENDRFAEMCRDHGITFVGPSPHAIRSMGDKSTAKATMQAVGVPTVPGSEGLLPNPEAAAELAAAMGYPVMIKATAGGGGRGMRLVPSSDQLVKLYKAAQGEADAAFGNPGLYMEKFIDRPRHVEVQILADRHGNVVHLGERDCSIQRRHQKLLEEAPSPALDPELRLRMGEAAVAAARSIDYEGAGTVEFLLDRNGGFYFMEMNTRIQVEHPVTEMVTGIDLIAEQLRIAGGEPISIRQEDIHMNGHAIECRINAEDAQHNFRPAPGRITGWLPPGGPGVRVDSHVYTGYDIPPFYDSLIGKLIIWAPNRPAALERMKRALNECAITGIPTTVDFHLRMLDRPEFQAGDVHTKFVEEEML
- a CDS encoding glycosyl transferase, whose translation is MTSPTKDQTLAVVFVSNGPGELTTWVRPLAERLHRRLLMRPRAPGSLLSLRLVLVPCPNATGTEAAAASRWGLFDRITLARQFWLLLLKPSRFGSWPDRGVVVFLGGDQFWSVLLSARLGYRHITYAEWVARWPRWNDRIAAMAPTVRDQLPRRFRSRCRVVGDLMADLSSHAKEEAPLPSGEWVALLPGSKPAKLSVGVPFLLETADRLAAQRPGCRFLLPVAPTTSVEDLERYASCSNPIAASYDTDVASIEPARAGEGLRRLMTRNGTEIHLQENPPAHGALSQCKLALTTVGANTAELGALGVPMIVLVPTQHLGVMQAWDGWLGLLARLPGLRRLIGLLLSAWRLRNHGFMAWPNISAGRMVVPERVGPITPEQIALEAESWLATPERLQGQRDDLRGLRGEPGAVRALAEEVQGLLPLALSD
- a CDS encoding glycine zipper domain-containing protein yields the protein MDSAPSQEEDKDFAQRFRDHFESLVPEIQRRWPEVTHQALEATRGSFDEVVQLIASQGDRAVQTVQQQLEDLMHQPGDGVRRFADTLEPLEEQLEQLLDDLNATLRPKIERPVRERPLMALAIAAGVGVLVGALLTGGRRS
- the smc gene encoding chromosome segregation protein SMC; protein product: MTIPLETGFTVVTGPNGSGKSNILDGVLFCLGLANSRGMRADRLPDLVNSGMLKAGKSAETTVSVRFDLSDWQPDAAEEGIEPPEEGPWIQADANEWTVTRKLRVMPGGSYSSTYSSDGEPCNLQQLQTQLRRLRIDPEGSNVVMQGDVTRIVSMSNRDRRGLIDELAGVALFDTRIEQSRRKLDDVQERQDRCRIVEQELLTARQRLEKDCAKARAYQDLRDQVQRGRQQELVLAFEAAEAQLKQLKTRQQHLSEQEVRDSAAIKEKESSLSEQATRLQTLQDSVKALGEDQLLSVQGELAGLDPQNRELERQATQHQQEGERLQGLRHNLTSRRHQLQADSEGLKQANNPEVLQAAEQACRDAEAAVEISRRRLGDVAGRSGAWLDEQRQRAARRSDLQTTLTPLQEEQQQLQERLRQDEARQSELQLERDEAGAEDREVQDQLEQLEQEWQSLLESLRSGKEQLQERAEAVAIQQRTRTRLEEEQTRLEREIARLESRREALQETRGTGALRLLLEAGLDGIHGAVAQLGEVEDRHRLALEVAAGARMAQVVVDDDRIAARAIDLLKSRRAGRLTFLPLNKIRSQAAGGGAAMARGRRPEGGNGDGLIGRAVELIRYEPIYSDVFGYVFGDTQVFSDLGSARQQLGRFRAVTLEGELLEKSGAMTGGSFSQRSGGLSFGVSSDSDEAEPLRQRLLELGETLAACRREENRLLQSLEQERPLLRQLEQRQAALDAERTAAKRAHGPLLERCRQRSERLHSLQVNRTEQEQRLQVLKTTINPLLEELERISTEEQKVQAEADAGNWQQLQAELEQSDNALEQARRHRDERLQHQRERELAQTRIGDQQQAIEEEENSLQLAVTALAAAHQRWREEQKELEERRQTLENQQQILQTKFGEERRARDAAEAAVAELRQNLQQARWELERLQEERQAIQEQLRSGGIRLEELKPTLPNPLPEIPEEIRHAGLEALQDQLQQLLKRMEALEPVNMLALEELTALEERLGDLGERLDVLSQEREELLLRIETVATLRQEAFMEAFQAVDGHFSEIFASLSEGDGKLQLDNPDDPLEGGLTLVAHPKGKAVRRLAAMSGGEKSLTALSFLFALQRFRPSPFYALDEVDSFLDGVNVERLAALIARQAEQAQFLVVSHRRPMIGASQRTIGVTQARGAHTQVVGLPDAA
- a CDS encoding phage holin family protein, giving the protein MSELPGSQESRPRGFGAAARVTALAGSVMDLHVRIALQEVGREKRRLISGGVFLAMGGTLMLLALVAVETAFVVWSQTAFNWTLMQSLLTLAVLNVVLAGASLRIGGQLAKGPYLPQTLEGLSKTTRAVMGR
- a CDS encoding PRC-barrel domain-containing protein, with the protein product MSSSPSPNDPLATVPSDRLWLRSELMGTQVITRDSGRRLGVVGEVVVDIDHREVVALGLRDNPLTRFLPGLPRWMPLDRIRQVGDVILVDSADSLSEAFSPDRYSRVINCQVITESGQTLGRVLGFSFDIETGELSSLVMGAVGVPLLGEGVLSTWEIPVDEIVSSGADRIIVYEGAEDKLKQLSSGVLEKLGVGGPSWEEQERERYRVNIVPVENQLSSGQAVEEAPRMLEASESQRFETERELEYVELEDRRSDNTRERRYLDEAPMQERENSYREPYREPERYNEPPLYREPQPFNGRRSVDERQPLDEPQRFNEQQRYNESDRFREPQSFQDEDRYQAPQRPSQPPQELDAAPRFEQRPRPASRRPIERPGEPLDVEPIELRSPQDQESQPLDDPW